In Dromaius novaehollandiae isolate bDroNov1 chromosome 2, bDroNov1.hap1, whole genome shotgun sequence, one DNA window encodes the following:
- the LOC112991915 gene encoding transthyretin isoform X1, with protein sequence MAFHSTFFFFLAGLVFLSEAAPLGLVNSSYTMSSAFPKVSHGSVDSKCPLMVKVLDAVRGSPAANVAVKVFKKAADGSWQDFAVGKTTEYGEIHELTTEEQFVEGIYRVEFDTSSYWKGLGLSPFHEYADVVFTANDSGHRHYTIAALLSPFSYSTTAVVSDPQE encoded by the exons ATGGCCTTCCAttccacattcttttttttcttagctggACTGGTATTTCTCTCTGAAGCCGCACCACTG GGGCTGGTGAACAGCTCCTACACAATGTCTTCTGCTTTCCCCAAGGTCTCCCATGGTTCTGTTGATTCCAAATGCCCTCTGATGGTGAAAGTGCTGGATGCAGTCAGAGGAAGTCCGGCAGCCAATGTAGCGGTTAAAGTGTTCAAAAAGGCTGCAGATGGAAGCTGGCAGGACTTTGCTGTTGG GAAAACCACAGAATATGGGGAGATCCATGAGCTCACAACAGAAGAACAGTTTGTAGAAGGAATATACAGGGTTGAGTTTGACACCAGCTCTTACTGGAAGGGACTTGGCCTTTCTCCATTCCATGAATATGCTGAT gtgGTGTTTACTGCTAATGATTCTGGTCACCGTCATTACACCATTGCAGCTCTCCTCAGTCCTTTCTCATATTCAACCACTGCTGTTGTCAGTGATCCCCAGGAATAA
- the LOC112991915 gene encoding transthyretin isoform X2 translates to MAFHSTFFFFLAGLVFLSEAAPLVSHGSVDSKCPLMVKVLDAVRGSPAANVAVKVFKKAADGSWQDFAVGKTTEYGEIHELTTEEQFVEGIYRVEFDTSSYWKGLGLSPFHEYADVVFTANDSGHRHYTIAALLSPFSYSTTAVVSDPQE, encoded by the exons ATGGCCTTCCAttccacattcttttttttcttagctggACTGGTATTTCTCTCTGAAGCCGCACCACTG GTCTCCCATGGTTCTGTTGATTCCAAATGCCCTCTGATGGTGAAAGTGCTGGATGCAGTCAGAGGAAGTCCGGCAGCCAATGTAGCGGTTAAAGTGTTCAAAAAGGCTGCAGATGGAAGCTGGCAGGACTTTGCTGTTGG GAAAACCACAGAATATGGGGAGATCCATGAGCTCACAACAGAAGAACAGTTTGTAGAAGGAATATACAGGGTTGAGTTTGACACCAGCTCTTACTGGAAGGGACTTGGCCTTTCTCCATTCCATGAATATGCTGAT gtgGTGTTTACTGCTAATGATTCTGGTCACCGTCATTACACCATTGCAGCTCTCCTCAGTCCTTTCTCATATTCAACCACTGCTGTTGTCAGTGATCCCCAGGAATAA